Sequence from the Ectothiorhodospira sp. BSL-9 genome:
CGGTGCTGGACTTCAGCAGCCAGGATCTTGCCCTGTCACGCTCCTACCGCCTGGATGTCCGCTGCCACAGCCACTCCCCTTTGGTGGCCAGCGAAGTCCTGGGGCAGGCCGCCTGTCTGCGCCTTGACCGGGGGAGCGCCGCACCCTGCATCCATGGCCTGGTCACGGCGCTGGATCAGTCCCCTGGAGCAGCAGGCAAGGGGGTGATCCAGCACATCTGCCTGGAATCCCCCCTGGCGCCCCTGGCCCGGACCCGCCAGAACCGCGTCTTCCCTGGCATGGGGGTACGGGCGGTGGTGGAGGAAGTCCTGCAGGGCCACGGCTGGACACCGGCCCAATGGCGCATGGCCTGTCGGGACGATGACCCGGTGGAGGACCTGATCGTTCAGGTGGAGGAGGACGACCTGGCCTTCATCACCCGCCTGATGGCCTTTCACGGGTTGTTCTATCGCTTTGAGCAATCCAGGCAGGGGGTGACCCTGGTCATTCACGACGATGCCTGTGACCTGCCTGAGGCGCCCGTGAGGCGATTGCCGTTTCATGCCCACAGTGGACAGCATGCCCCCGCGGACATCATCTACCGGCTGGCGGCCCGGGCCCGGTTGATGCCCGGGGCGGTGCAACTCAGAGACCATTTCCCGGACCATCCCCAGGTCGCGCTCCATGCCCGGCAGGAGTGCAAACAGCTCTCGGGGGGCTTGGAGGATCACTGGGGGGCGGGTTTTGCCACTCCGGGCCAGGGCGAGCATCTGGCCCGGGTGCGGGCCGAGTCCCTGGATACCCAAAGCCTCAGCTTCTCGGCCTGGACGGGGCATCGGGCCCTGACGCCGGGGCAGCGGATCACCCTCACCGGTCATCCGCATGCCGATTTCAATAAGACCTATACCATCACGGCCCTGCAACTTCGCGGGGAGCAGGCCTCCAGCCTGCCCGATGGCATGCCCACCACAGGCCCGGCCTTCAGCACACGGCTTGAACTCATCCCCTCCACTCAATCCTATCGCCCGCCGCTGACACCTCACCGCAGCAGCGCCCGTTTCGTTGCCCGCATCGACGGGCCCGAGGGTGAGCCCATCCATCTGGATGCCCATGGACGTTACCGGATCCGGTTTGATTTCGACTCCCGCGAGCATCCGCCCGGCCAGGCCAGCCATCCCGTACGAATGCTCACACCCTATGCCGGCGACGACTTCGGCTTCCACTTCCCGCTGCATGCGGGCACGGAGGTGCTGGTGGCCTTCGAGAACAACGATCCGCACCGCCCCATCATCCTGGGCGCCCTGCCCAATGCCGACCATCCCAGCCCCGTCACAGCACACAACCGCCACCAGAACCTGTTGCGAACCCACGGCGGAAACGAACTGCTCATGAATGATCAGCCTCACGGCCCCGGTATAAGGCTCAGTACCCGGGACCATGGGTTACGTGTGCTCATGGATGCCACGCCGGAGGATCCTCATCTGGCCCTGCATGCGGATGATGGTCGCATGCTCTGGCAGGCGGGGCAGTCTTTGTCCCTTCAGACGGGCGGGGATCAGATTGTGGAGGTCGGCGGGGATCAGCGGGTCAACGTGCAGGGGGCCTCATCCCTGGAGACTCGCGAGGGTTCCTTGCAGCTGATCTCGGGGGAGGATCTGAGGGTTCAGGCAGGGGGGGATCTGCATCTTGAGGCAGGACAAGGGGATCTGGAGCAGCGCAGCCAGGGATCCATGAATCTGAGGGCGGGACGTGGCATGCGCCTGGAGGTTCGCCAGGGGGATCTGGAATGCCATGTGGCGAACGGTCGACTGGGGATGTCGGCGGGCGGGAGGATCACCCTGCAGAGTCAGTCAGGGGAGATCCATATCGGTCACGCCCATGCCGGTATTCGTCTGACTCCCCGGGGCGAGCTGGTCATCCAGGGGCGGGAGGTCCGTATTGAAGCCGAAACCATCAGGGTGCAGGGGGACGGGATCGTCCACAACGGAGGCTGAGACGATGGATTTTTTTGTGGCGCCCTTTATTACAGGTTTTTTAATGAACTACCAATAATAATAATAAGGGGGCTGGTCAAAGCGGGAAAACTCTTTGAAAAACGTTATGAATCATTATTTTGGATCAATTGGAACCTGTGCAGTACCGTTGGGGCAATTCAAGGATAGGGTGTGTGTGAAATGTGGATAACTTGACGACCCTGATCTATCCACCGTGAGTTCATGCTTTATCCACAGGTCTGTCCCCAGTCATCCGGGCAGAGGGAGGGTGTACGAGTGGCGGTTTTCGTCTACCCTCGTGGAGTGAGTTCACCAAGGCGTTCACAACGCCTTCCCCATACCCCTAAGGAGTCAGGACACATGGCAGAACAGAAAAACCCCTTCGATATGTCGGAGATGATGAAGCTGTTTGATCCGAACCGTTACATGGAACAGATGAACCAGATGCTGAAGCAGTATCAGATGCCGCAG
This genomic interval carries:
- the tssI gene encoding type VI secretion system tip protein TssI/VgrG, with the translated sequence MRTCLRQGGLLERMRVHLHREEPVMVSPDPGLSFPSSPVKTVPNSRGRINLCAPTPGLYGVEGHLPAAWREAAQGDSQEARALRGFLDIPGRRQAHLNYRVWQRSRPTLIDGQGSHPLQACLAALGGQGFQDRAGIDPLMGGITAQPSADALAARISRWLGQRYPDIHHPVRIAQFQPHWVSLFPTTGLGRSPGNRLGMDTHLGERVPDRSGPIHIVIGPLSIDQVRALSPGQHVGQALAAHIRRGLGRHHDFVLSLEHVPRRLPQLGCQGPVLGMDILPTQGDLPYPSRAAGRIAPSQPQPMKSMPMTPMTPMTQRPRLQLDLQCQGGERLTVLDFSSQDLALSRSYRLDVRCHSHSPLVASEVLGQAACLRLDRGSAAPCIHGLVTALDQSPGAAGKGVIQHICLESPLAPLARTRQNRVFPGMGVRAVVEEVLQGHGWTPAQWRMACRDDDPVEDLIVQVEEDDLAFITRLMAFHGLFYRFEQSRQGVTLVIHDDACDLPEAPVRRLPFHAHSGQHAPADIIYRLAARARLMPGAVQLRDHFPDHPQVALHARQECKQLSGGLEDHWGAGFATPGQGEHLARVRAESLDTQSLSFSAWTGHRALTPGQRITLTGHPHADFNKTYTITALQLRGEQASSLPDGMPTTGPAFSTRLELIPSTQSYRPPLTPHRSSARFVARIDGPEGEPIHLDAHGRYRIRFDFDSREHPPGQASHPVRMLTPYAGDDFGFHFPLHAGTEVLVAFENNDPHRPIILGALPNADHPSPVTAHNRHQNLLRTHGGNELLMNDQPHGPGIRLSTRDHGLRVLMDATPEDPHLALHADDGRMLWQAGQSLSLQTGGDQIVEVGGDQRVNVQGASSLETREGSLQLISGEDLRVQAGGDLHLEAGQGDLEQRSQGSMNLRAGRGMRLEVRQGDLECHVANGRLGMSAGGRITLQSQSGEIHIGHAHAGIRLTPRGELVIQGREVRIEAETIRVQGDGIVHNGG